A window of the Isosphaera pallida ATCC 43644 genome harbors these coding sequences:
- a CDS encoding glycosyltransferase, producing the protein MVSSDADASATAPLTGSVSRPLAEIVVGIPCYNEAPALPAVVAEWRAALPEARLIVFDNNSTDGTAEVAHALGVEVRFVAAQGKGHVVQAMFRDLLDHPILVMVDGDGTYPASEAVRLVEPIRAGRADMTVGARRPVDELGAMAPTRRVGNLLIRAAFRVLIGPGASDLLSGYRAFNQAFRRAIQPRSPGFAIETELAAEAVTGGWRVESVPVPYHPRAAGTVSKLNAVRDGLRILARMIQHTWKHRPHRLLFLGLMTLALVSAAIEVAALVRTVW; encoded by the coding sequence ATGGTTTCCTCCGACGCCGACGCCTCCGCGACTGCCCCACTGACCGGGTCGGTTTCACGTCCCTTGGCCGAAATTGTGGTGGGCATCCCCTGCTACAACGAGGCCCCCGCCCTTCCCGCGGTGGTGGCCGAGTGGCGAGCGGCGCTGCCCGAGGCCCGGCTGATCGTCTTCGACAACAACTCCACTGACGGCACCGCCGAGGTCGCCCACGCGCTGGGAGTCGAGGTGCGCTTTGTCGCCGCCCAAGGCAAGGGGCACGTGGTTCAGGCGATGTTCCGCGACCTGCTGGATCATCCCATCCTCGTTATGGTCGATGGCGACGGCACGTATCCCGCCTCCGAGGCGGTTCGCCTAGTCGAGCCGATTCGGGCCGGACGCGCCGACATGACCGTAGGCGCGCGTCGGCCGGTGGATGAACTCGGCGCGATGGCTCCGACCCGTCGGGTGGGCAACCTTCTGATTCGCGCGGCGTTCCGGGTGCTGATCGGTCCGGGAGCCTCCGACCTGCTGTCGGGCTACCGGGCGTTCAACCAGGCGTTCCGGCGCGCGATCCAACCCCGCTCGCCGGGGTTCGCCATTGAAACCGAACTGGCCGCCGAAGCGGTCACCGGCGGCTGGCGGGTCGAGTCGGTTCCGGTCCCCTACCACCCCCGCGCCGCGGGAACCGTCAGCAAGCTCAACGCCGTCCGCGACGGTTTGCGCATCCTCGCCCGGATGATCCAACACACGTGGAAACATCGTCCTCACCGTCTGCTGTTCCTGGGCCTGATGACCCTGGCGTTGGTCAGCGCGGCGATCGAGGTCGCCGCGCTCGTGAGGACGGTGTGGTAA
- a CDS encoding glycoside hydrolase family 88 protein, whose product MAQPPLDLTLDAVRQLFQHALEFAASQVRTTHEADPDFYPMYTRVGRWKHDGEQWTDWCKGFFPGIMWQLHRYSGDPWMREKAELLSKRLESKQHDRDVHDLGFIFLSTYLPWYELTHDPALNQVLITAGKTLALRFMPKGRYLRSFVAPESLFIDIMMNVPIIFRAARETGDPDLFELAKAHCRTTATYLVRPDGGTAHEGIFNLDTGEFLKQTTHQGLRGDSDWTRGLAWSLYGFGTVFTYTHDPDDLNIARRNADHFLERLDDSFVPPWDFDVPEGPDRIPDSSAGAIAASGLLQLADLVADHADPADPEAARRYRAAALAILRALCQPSFLADQTPGWEGILKRGVYHFHKKLGVDESVIFGDYFFVEALCKALALKTLSASPGIGSQKTTSA is encoded by the coding sequence ATGGCCCAGCCCCCCCTCGACCTAACCCTGGACGCGGTTCGCCAACTGTTCCAGCACGCCCTGGAGTTCGCCGCCTCGCAGGTCCGCACGACCCACGAGGCGGACCCCGACTTTTATCCGATGTACACCCGCGTAGGACGTTGGAAGCACGACGGCGAGCAGTGGACCGACTGGTGCAAAGGGTTCTTCCCCGGCATCATGTGGCAGCTTCATCGCTACTCCGGCGACCCCTGGATGCGCGAAAAGGCCGAACTCCTCTCCAAACGCCTCGAATCCAAACAGCACGACCGCGATGTGCATGATCTGGGGTTCATCTTCCTTTCTACCTATCTGCCCTGGTACGAACTGACCCACGACCCCGCGCTCAATCAGGTGCTCATCACCGCTGGCAAGACTCTGGCGCTGCGGTTCATGCCCAAGGGCCGCTACCTACGCTCATTCGTCGCGCCCGAGAGTCTCTTCATCGACATCATGATGAATGTGCCGATCATTTTCCGGGCCGCCCGCGAGACTGGCGACCCGGACCTCTTCGAATTGGCCAAAGCTCACTGCCGAACCACCGCCACCTACTTGGTGCGTCCCGACGGCGGCACCGCGCACGAGGGCATCTTCAACCTCGACACTGGCGAATTCCTCAAACAAACCACCCACCAGGGGCTGCGGGGCGACTCCGACTGGACCCGCGGCCTAGCCTGGTCGCTCTACGGCTTTGGCACCGTCTTCACCTACACCCACGACCCCGACGACCTCAACATCGCCCGCCGCAACGCCGACCATTTCCTCGAACGTCTGGACGACTCGTTTGTGCCCCCCTGGGACTTCGACGTGCCCGAGGGACCTGACCGCATCCCCGACAGCTCCGCCGGCGCGATCGCCGCCTCCGGCCTGCTCCAGCTGGCCGACCTCGTGGCCGATCACGCCGACCCCGCTGACCCCGAGGCGGCCCGACGCTACCGCGCCGCCGCCCTGGCGATCCTCCGCGCCCTTTGTCAGCCCTCCTTCCTGGCCGACCAGACCCCCGGCTGGGAGGGAATCCTCAAACGCGGCGTCTATCATTTCCATAAAAAGCTCGGCGTCGATGAGTCGGTCATCTTCGGCGATTACTTCTTCGTCGAAGCGCTGTGCAAAGCCCTGGCGCTTAAGACCCTCTCGGCTTCGCCGGGCATTGGGAGCCAGAAAACAACCTCCGCGTGA
- a CDS encoding Maf family protein translates to MSCASSVPELILASGSPHRRALLERLGIPFRAIVPPVDEEALKHTAPSRSPRDLAEFLADAKAEAVARDHPEAIVVGSDQLVAFDGAILGKPGSFEAACDQLARLAGTTHELVTALTVRHRDARHRHTNVTLMTMRPLDPEAIARVVRADASWDCAGAYKIESRGIALFERIETDDFTAIIGLPLIALVDVLRLCGLTLP, encoded by the coding sequence ATGTCCTGCGCCTCGTCGGTCCCGGAGTTGATCCTGGCGAGTGGTTCGCCCCACCGCCGGGCGCTTCTGGAGCGATTGGGGATTCCCTTCCGGGCAATCGTCCCCCCGGTGGACGAGGAGGCCCTGAAGCACACCGCCCCCTCGCGGTCGCCCCGGGATCTGGCCGAGTTCCTGGCCGACGCCAAAGCCGAGGCGGTCGCCCGCGACCATCCCGAGGCAATCGTCGTCGGCTCCGATCAGCTCGTAGCGTTCGATGGGGCCATTCTGGGCAAACCCGGCTCGTTCGAGGCGGCTTGCGATCAACTGGCCCGGTTGGCCGGCACCACCCACGAACTCGTCACTGCGCTGACTGTTCGCCACCGCGACGCCCGCCACCGTCACACCAACGTCACTCTTATGACCATGAGACCGCTTGATCCCGAGGCAATCGCCCGCGTTGTCCGCGCCGACGCCTCCTGGGACTGCGCAGGGGCCTATAAAATCGAGTCCCGCGGCATCGCCCTGTTCGAGCGGATCGAAACCGACGACTTCACCGCCATCATCGGTCTGCCTTTGATCGCGCTCGTGGATGTTCTGCGACTCTGCGGCCTGACCCTCCCCTGA
- a CDS encoding sodium:solute symporter, whose amino-acid sequence MTSIDLVIVAVYVVGCTVLGAWLGRSTATQGLQGYFLGARAAPTWAIMLSIVATETSTVTFLSLPGAAYKEGGDLRYLQLTIGYILGRFLVAGVLLPAYFRGEIYSAYEVLGQRFGGSVKTVASLMFLTMRSLGDGLRLALTSQVIHLLTGLDMTASILVMGGATILYTYLGGMTAVIWTDVIQFVVYILGGGLALGILTQAVGGFEAIILAEPEKFRVFHLNFAWSDPFNLWAGIGGGMVLSMATHGTDQLMVQRYLAARGPRQAAAALITSGFVVAGQFALFLVIGVALAAYFASDPALAVTAPAKADAAFATFLTSPAMPTGVRGVIVAALIAAAMSTLSSSLTASSASTVSDLILPCLHPEARRSKTVLRLSMGLTVVWGLVQVGIGWACVDIRSQAIDNVLAIASLGAGLILGLFLLGTFVVPAGPRAALIGLLTGAAVIFGAKFGLDLAFPWFAPLGAGTVFLVGGLLAGPGGSPPGSSSSPGGTA is encoded by the coding sequence ATGACTTCGATCGACCTCGTGATTGTCGCCGTCTATGTGGTCGGTTGTACGGTCTTGGGAGCCTGGCTGGGCCGCTCGACCGCCACCCAGGGACTCCAGGGCTATTTCTTGGGGGCGCGGGCCGCGCCAACCTGGGCGATTATGTTGTCAATCGTGGCGACCGAGACCAGCACAGTCACGTTTTTGAGCCTCCCCGGAGCCGCTTACAAAGAGGGCGGCGACCTCCGCTACCTCCAACTGACCATCGGCTACATCTTGGGCCGGTTCCTGGTGGCCGGGGTGCTGCTGCCAGCCTACTTCCGGGGCGAGATCTATTCGGCCTACGAGGTGTTGGGACAACGATTCGGCGGGTCGGTCAAAACGGTCGCCTCGCTCATGTTCTTGACCATGCGCTCGCTGGGCGATGGACTCAGATTGGCTCTCACATCACAGGTGATTCATCTGTTGACTGGTCTGGACATGACCGCCTCAATCCTGGTCATGGGTGGGGCGACAATCCTCTACACCTATCTGGGTGGCATGACGGCGGTGATCTGGACCGACGTGATCCAGTTCGTGGTGTACATATTGGGAGGAGGTTTGGCTCTGGGGATTTTGACCCAGGCGGTCGGCGGGTTCGAGGCGATCATCTTGGCCGAGCCGGAGAAGTTTCGGGTGTTCCACCTCAATTTCGCTTGGAGCGACCCGTTCAACCTCTGGGCCGGGATCGGTGGCGGCATGGTTCTCAGCATGGCGACCCACGGCACCGATCAATTGATGGTCCAACGTTACCTAGCCGCACGCGGTCCCCGCCAAGCAGCCGCGGCTTTGATCACCAGCGGCTTCGTGGTGGCTGGTCAGTTCGCTTTGTTCCTGGTCATCGGCGTGGCGCTGGCGGCCTACTTCGCCTCCGATCCCGCGCTGGCGGTCACCGCCCCGGCCAAAGCCGACGCCGCCTTCGCTACCTTTCTAACTTCGCCGGCGATGCCCACGGGTGTTCGAGGCGTGATCGTCGCGGCCCTCATCGCCGCGGCGATGAGCACCTTGTCCAGTTCGTTGACCGCCTCTTCGGCCTCGACAGTCTCCGACTTGATCCTGCCCTGCTTGCATCCCGAGGCGCGTCGGTCAAAGACGGTGTTGCGATTGTCGATGGGGTTGACGGTGGTGTGGGGCCTAGTCCAGGTGGGTATTGGCTGGGCCTGCGTGGACATTCGCTCGCAAGCGATTGATAATGTGCTGGCGATCGCCTCGCTTGGGGCCGGCTTGATTCTGGGGCTGTTCCTCTTGGGCACCTTCGTGGTTCCCGCCGGTCCCCGCGCCGCCCTCATCGGTCTGTTGACCGGTGCGGCGGTGATCTTCGGGGCCAAGTTCGGTCTGGATTTGGCCTTCCCCTGGTTCGCTCCCCTGGGCGCGGGCACCGTCTTTCTCGTCGGCGGCCTGCTGGCCGGTCCTGGCGGTTCCCCTCCCGGCTCGAGTTCAAGCCCTGGCGGAACGGCTTGA